The genomic stretch AGAAGCTTCTATGTCATTGAAGTTAAAGTTAGGAGATATACCTTTTGGGAATAGAATATGTTGTGAAGAAGAGGAGGTGAAAGAGAACGAATCCCAAATTAATTTATAAATACTCGATTATTAGTATAATAGTCCTATTTGCGACTTTCACTTTAGGATTATTAAGGGCATTACTTGATAATGGCATGATAAAGAATTATTATATGTCGGAAGAAGTACTGATCTTTCATATTATCTTTGCTTTAGCCTCGGGAGGGCTGGGATATTATCTTTATATTTTGGCTTCAAGAACTGGACTTTTATTCCCTAAATTTATAGCAACAAGTAACATTGTTTCAATAGCTATCGCTGGATTTTCGGGCTTAGGCTATTTACTTACACAAAACGATGAATTTACTAGAGTAATGCTTTATGGATTTGAAATATCACTAGCATTATCATCAATGCTAGTAGGGTATTTGTATTGTTTCATGAGAGTTTGTAGTAGGTAATAAGAATGGATTTGAAATATTTTTCTATCTTTTATTCTATTTATTCTATGTTATCAATCATAACTCTCTATTTAAATTATGAGGTTATTAGTATTATAGGATTAATATTAGCATCTACCTCAGTCTATTTTCTAAGAAGAGAGTTAAAGAAACTCACATCTAAACAAGAGTTTAAAATACCTTATGCTGGTGCATATTTAATGCTCTTAGGTTATCTAGGAATACTTATAGGAATTCCAGTATCTTCAATATCTGTAGTTCATCTTCTAGGTTTAACTCTAGTACTAATTGGTGCAATGTTCGTTGATATCGGAATACTTACTGCCTTAGTTTTAGGTAATTTCAGACTCTCAAACTTAACTAGAAATAATAAGTTAAAAATTATAGCAGTACTCTTTTTTCTTGGGCTTATAACAAGTTTTGATATAAGAGTTGTAAGCTATATACTATATCTGATCTCTTCTTTTCTCACTCTGGCGGAATCTCTTTGAATATCTCTTCTATCCTTATTCCCTCCCTTTTCCTATATTCCCTTGATGCTAAATAAACAATCACAGCCGTAACTGGAGGTATTAAAATAGTAAGTAAATCAAATACCTCATTACCAGTAAATATTATATTTCCGAAGGATGAATTCGTAAAACCGAAATATAAAGTGTAGATTACTGTAAATAACATGCTAACTGAAGAGAGTATCCCGATAATTTTATACTTTCTTATAGAAGCAATACTAACAATCAGATAGCTCCATAAGATAAACCATATCCCGTCTATGGCAAAGCTTATAGAATAACCCTCATAAACTTCTATCCATGAGAAAATTAGAGATATTGCAAATGAGAAAATTAAGGATTTTATAGGTGTCCCTTTCCATACGTCAGCAAAAAATGCCGGAAGTATTCTGTCAAACGACATAGAAAATAAAAGCCTTGAGGACATTACGAAATTCTGCATTGCGTATAACAAATACCAACTTAGGGAAGTAATGACAATCAGAATAACTACTAATGTATTTGGAAACGAAATTGTCGCGAAGGATATTAAACTATTTGGTATTATTGGATAATTCCATCCCTTACTTTCAATTTGCAAATACATGCTTTTGCCTATTGTCATCTCTATAGAGATCACTATGAGTATGCTAAATAGTAAATTGAGAAACCAACTTAAGAAATAACCGTAGCGCATTCCCTTTTTGGGTTTCTTAACTTCACCAGCAAAGTAAGCTGGTGCATTAATAAATGCGAAGTAGCTGAGTATCATGATTTGTGTTAAAGCTAATGTTTGTGGTAAGTTGATCTTAGGGTCTGTATAAAATCCGTGAAAGTGAAATAACGAGAAAATAATTAAGATTGTGCTTATAATTTCTGCGAATGTTAAGTACCTTATGGCTTTAAAGTATATTTTTACTGACAATGAAAGGACAAAGGTAAACAAGGTAAAAAGTAACGTAAGAATGAACAAAAATGTTGGAGTATTTACTATTTCATTCCCTAAGTTAATTAACTCTTGATTATTCATCACATAGCCAACACTCTGTAATCCTGGCACAACTACGTAAATTACCTCCAACATACTAAGTACCGGAAATCCCATAACAAAGCTCATAAAAAGTGAAACAGCCATTAATACTCCTCCAAAACCGTTTAAATTCCTAGATACAAATATATAGTCAGCTGACGCTCTACTATATTCTACTGAGATTAGATAATAATTTAAAACAAGGGGTAATGTAAGTAAAGCTCCTAATATAACAGATAGTGACCAGCTTGCATTTGGAATTGTTGAGGCCACAAATAAGGGATAGTTGAGACCAGCTATTGCTCCCATAAAGGATAAATTAAGTAATGTAACATCTAAGGAGTTAAGTTCCTTTATGAGACCACTAGTTTTTCTTAGGAACACAAAAGGGGATATTAGAGTGAAAGATAAAAAATTAACTTTTTACTAATTTTTCTGTTTCACTTTCCCTCCAAGGTTCTGCTTTAGGTTTCCACTGCAAATCAGTTTTCTTTCCAGCTAATCTTTTTGCAACCTCCTCAGCGTAGTTTAAGTCATAAAGTCTGCTAAACATTATTCTTTGTGCAGCAGGACTTCCAGCGCCATGTACGGATTCAATTTGGAACGCAACACCTAAGCTAACGTTTTCCAATAATCTAACCATTCTCAATCTATCTTCAGCCGTATAACCCTCAACACCTTGTAAGTATTTTGCAATATATTCTCTCAATTTAGGATTCTTTAGATCCCATTCACTTGGTGCAGTACCTATTATTCCGCCTGCAATATCAATAGATAGCTGAGAAATCTGTGCTGGGAATCTAGCTACTAAATGTTTTGTCACATTAGCGTGCATAGGATTAACCCACCAACAATTATCACAAACTTTAACAGCATTTAAACTAGCCGCAATCCCAGCTGAGTACATAGTCTCAGTTAAGAAGATCATTTCAGTTAACTTCTCTTGAACATGTGATGCTTTTTCCACTCCTAACTGTTTTGCTAAGTTCATTGATGCGCCGATAATTACATCTCCTAAACCAGCCTTACAACCACCGTATCCTTGTCTATGATAAGCTGAGAATACTTCAACTAATTGTGAAGTAAATTCGTATTCTCCCATTAAGAATACTCTATCCATTGGTACAAATACATGGTCAAAGATTACTAAACCCTCATGGTTATAGAAGTATGGTAAAGCATCAATATCTCCACCCTCTAATCTTCTAGCATCATTTAATTGTCTACCAACAATAATCTTTATACCCTCAGTATCTGTTGGTATTGAAAAGGCAATAGCATAGTCTTTATCTTCTGGCCCCATAGCCCTAGTAGGTAAAACTACGATTTCTTCTGTTGCAGCTACACCAGTAATATTTGCCTTTGCACCGGAAACATAAATGCCATCTTTCGTAACTTCCTCAATTCTAACATAAGCGTTCTTATTTGGCTGTTGATGTGGTTTTAATGTTCTTACACCTTTTGCATCTGTCATAGCACCAGCTAATGCTAAGTCCCTCTTTTGAACGTAACTTAAGTACTCTACAAATCTATCCTTATACTCTTTTTTACCTTTTTGAGCCATTATATTTGTCATAATCCATAAAGTATTTAGAGCATCCCATCCTACACATCTTTGAAAACATGCACCGGTCTTATGGCTTAATTTTCTTAATAACTTCACCTTAGCAGCTAAGTCTTCTGGTGACCTATGTATGTGATTAAATCTATTTACTTCTTCATTTATGAAAGGACTCCAGGTCCTAGCCAATTCTTTTGTGTCTTCTTCCCAAGCAGCATCAAATGTTGCTTTAAATGCCATTACAGAAGGTTTCAAGAAGGGATGAGTGGTTACATCCCTTACTTCTTTTCCCATTACGTAAATTTCAGCCTTATTTCTAATTTTTATAGAATCTAAATATTGCTCTCCAGTTCTAATTGCCATAGGATCATGTATATTTTAAAGTTTTTAAACTTTTGTATATGTTTCTTATGAACTATATTCAAAGCCTTTAGTAACTATAAAAAATTTTAACCATGGCATAAGAAGAAGTTCCCTAGACTTAAAATCATTACAACACAATGTAACTAACATGGAGAATAATCTGTGTGAACGATACAGCTCTTACCTTTAGTACTAACTACATAAGCAATCTATTTGTGTTTTTAATCAATTCTATCATTTATGTCATGATGAACTCCTTAACTATTTGTTAGTAGCGAGTAATTTATACCATTATTCAAACTTTGCATAACCTCGTGATATTAATCTTAGCTCCCAGACTTCCAGAAATAACAAGGAGTGTTCATACGAGTAACTGTGATATAAATGCTTATGTCTTACTTGACGTGATTACCCGTGGCGTAATTTTTGTCCTTACTTCTAATTCTGCCACGGGCACTTATTAAGGGATCATACACGGTCACCCTTAAACCATTGGGGCTAGCCGAGGGAAATATCACTACCCTCCCATCCACCCTCTCTTCACTCCCAAGACCTCGTGAGCAGAGCACGTTATTAGTTGAAAGATCATCGATATAAAATACTTCGGTAATACTAATATAAACATAACTAAGATCAAAACAATATTTAGAAGCAATTAAAAATAACATGTAGTTACGTAAAAGAGTTACAATCTTATCAAACTTTCTATAAAATAATGACAACGCAAAAATCACTTCTCACCTATTAAGGTGTTTTTCCTAATTATTATTCAAGTATAATTATTTCAAGATATTGCATAATAATGGGATAAGAAAAGTAGTTTTTACTTTACACATATAGGTGAAAATGCTGTTCTCGTATTATAGCTTTTTAAATCTTGTTTTTTATTCTTATACGATGAAATCCTATTTACTTATTCCTCTTATACTGGTTCTTCTCTCAATCATCCCTTCATCTATGTTTATTGTTCATACAGTCTCACAAGAATCAACTGTTATTGCAGTACAACCATTAAGTATAGCTACAGATGGTAATTACTTATATGTCACTACACTTAATGGTATTATTACCTTAACTCCTAATTTATCAGTAGCGGATTTTATACCTCTTTATGGTTCTACAATACCTTTAATAGTAAATAATACTTTATACATAACTAACTATTTTAATGATATATTAAGCGTAATTAAAGATAATAAAATCGTTGGAAATATTTCTCTAGGAGGAAACTTCAAACTCATAGGTAAAGCTCCTTCATTACCAAGAATGTTTTATGGATATGGTATGGCTTTCAATCCTCAAGAAAATTTACTTTACGTTGCAGATAGTAATTTAGATTACGTGGTTGCTATTAACATTACTAGTGGTAGTAAGACTTTCATTTACGGTTTAGAAGAGCCAACTGATATTATTTATTACAACGGACTAACTTATGTATTATGTTATTATAGTGATCATATTGTAGTCCTAGATGGAACTAAAGAAATCGAAACTATAAACGTAGCTTTACCACCATCGATGGGAATTATAGTAAATAATTTAATGTATATATCATCCTTTGACTATAGTTACGTTATAGCGTTAAACTTGACAAGTGGTAAGCAAACTCTTATCCCTACTGGTAATAATCCCTATTTCTTTGCTTATGACCCAGAAAATGGAAATGTGTATTTAACTGAATTCGGTGCCGGGAAAATTGCTGTTATTCACGGTACCAGAGTTATAGGAAATTATTCTATAGGCTCTCAACCAGCCGGTATTATATACTTTAACGGTCTTTTATACGTGGCTCTCTATGGAAATAACGAGATAGTAGCATTAAATCCTGACAACATGAGTATAGTTTATTCTATTACTTTAACAACCACTTATACTGACGCAATTGCTTACGGACCATCAGTTTACGTTACAGAATATTATAACAATAGAATAGTTAAGATTAATTCTTCTGGAGAATTTGAGATAAGTCTAAATTCAAATCCTTATAGTATAACTGAAGGTAATGGGATTATTTATGTTACTTGCCCTAATTCGAATAAAGTAGTTGAACTATCACCAACATTGAAAATACTAGGTTACATAAAAATCGACAACCCCACATGGATAACGTACTATAATGGATATTTGTATATCACAAGTTACAATAAGAACCTTCTATATATTATACCCTCTTATGGGGGAAATATTACTGTTAGTACTGGTAAAGGACCAAATTACGTAACAGTGTATAGAGGAGAAATAATAGTTGCTGATCAGCTATCTGATCAGCTTACAATATATCAAAATGGCGTAACAAAAAATATAAACCTGAGTTTCTCCCCCTTGGGTATTATAGGTTATAACGATAACATTTACATAATAGGGAACGATAGAATAGCTATATATAATGATAACTTTACACTATTAAATGTTATTTATTTTACACCCATTAACTTACCTATTCCGATTCTACCATTTGAAGAAGCATTAGTCTATAATAACTCAGTAATTATAGCTTATGGAAATAATTTAGGAATATTTAAAGGAGTGAACGAGGTGTTCTCCTATCACTTTAATTCCAGCATTATGGGCTTAACGACACTTAATGGAAATATTTATGTATTTTCACCAGAATCGGAAGTAGTTATATTACAAAAGCCTCCCGTATATTCACTAGTAATTCATGAGTCTGGATTACCTAATGGTATGGAATGGGGAGTGATAATAAACGGAAGCGTGATTAAAACCATTAACTCAACATTAAAATTAAACCTAACTGAAGGAGTTTACAACTTAACAGTTATAATACCGAAGTATTACTATTCTAACCTTACATACGAGATTGTAAACTTAACATCAAATCTTGTAATTTCTGTCCACTTTTTCCCCATACTATTCAGGGTCTTATTTGAAGAAAAAGGCTTACCTAATGAAAGTGAATGGGGAGTAATAATAAATGGAACTAAAATATTATCATCTAATACCTCAATAGTCTTAACTTTACCAGAAGGCATTTATAACGTGAGTATTATCACTCCAGAATTCTATGAAACTAAGCAGAGCATTATGATTATTAATATAACGAGTAATCAAACCTTTGAACTAGTATTTTCACCAATTCTTTTCAACGTAATATTTAATGAGTCTGGATTACCTAATGGTATGGAATGGGGAGTGATAATAAACGGATCCATTTATTCAACAAATTCCTCCACTCTAATTATTAAACTACCACATGGAATATATTCATATAATGTTATAGTCCCTAAAGGATATAATTCCTCAATTGTTAAGGGAGAGTTTACTATAAATAATAACTTAACAATTACTATAGCATTCCAAAAAATTGCTATGAAAACTTCAACTAGTATAACTACTAAAGTAACAACTACAAAAACAACAGTAGTAACTACTTCATCCTCTTTTAGCTTTGTCCATTCAAACAATTCCTCTACTAATGTTAAAGAGTATATTGGAGTCTTATTAATCATTGTAATTGGGGCTATTCTTTCAATATTTATAATGAGAAAACGTTAAGAAGTTTCATATTTTATTTTTATCACTTGATCTGGGTAATATATATTGTAAGTTCTTAAAGTAAGATAAAGTTTGTACTCCTTTCCTTTCAATAACCCTAATAAAGCTACTTTATCGAATTTTATCGCAACTTGGTTGTTTCCTATCTGTAGGCTTTGAGGCTGTATAGACAATGGAATATACGGTAAATTTTCTATTTTTACCGAAGAAATTACACAGGGCTGAGAAACATAAATATTGAGGTATACCGTGCCATCAGACTTCAATATTCCGTTTCCGTTAATTACAAAAGTAGTCTGTGATTGAGGCATCAATGTTGGCGTGTATGATTGAGATGACATAGAGGATACTACTTGTCTTGTTGGTTGCATAGATGAAATCTTTTGTGTTTGATATGACATTGGAGACTGTTGCTGTACACTTCTAGTTTCTTGTGGCTGTAATCTATGTACCTTAACAGTTTCCTTATAGTATATAGGATGAGTTATAGTGAGTTCTTCATTTCCTTGAGTTCCTATTTGTTTTGAGAGAGTGTTTTTAGTTGAAGGAGTCCTCCTCATCTGAAAATAATGAGTCGTTTGTTGATTTGTAATCATCTTCCTCAAACCTAAATAGGCTATTATATATCCAAAATACGATAAAACTACAGAAGTTATTAGTACTCCTCCATTTTTCAATGTAGAATTCTTCATTAGCTCTCCTAATCTCTTTACCCCTATTCCTAGAAATACGTTACCACCAACATAGAATACTAGGGTTAATATTTCAGCTGAAATCCATGCTAATATAGTAATTACATTAATAACTGAAATTAATGCAGATAATAAGACCAATAAATTACCAGTAAATAGAAAAATTGAAGCAATAGCGTTTAGCGAAGCCCCTAATATACCATTATGCTCTAAATTTAATAATCTTAAACCTCTTCTAATTCTATAAAAAGATGCCATATTAATGATACCTACAAAAGCGCCGCTTAAAACCATTGGAGAAAATATTGATAGGGGAAATCCATTAATTATTACGTTCATGGGCGGTGCGATACCAAAAAGTAAGGAAATATACCAAATAATAACTGCAAGGGGTAAAGATAAGATAATAATTAGCATACCTAAACTGAGATATTTAATAGCAGACGAATTCATATGATAACCGTGTACTATGTTAATAAAAAATTTTAACTTATGTAAAAGTCAAGAATACTTTTACAGCTTGACCATTACTTAATACTAACGTAACTGAGTATACACTTCCCCTAATAAATCCTGTTAATGGTGGAAATTGTATTGTAACGGTATTATTACCAGGATTTAGAATATATGGAGTTATCTTATCCCAATTTACAGAAATTAATGTATTATCTATAGAAGCTGATTGGATCTGTAATTGGGTAGAGGAATATAAGACAAGAGAAGCCTTACCGTCAGCAGATAAACTTCCAGTACCTACTTGATAAACTGACACACTCGGTGTAGGCGCTGCTGGAGTAGGTATTATTGGAGATGGTGATAGTTTTTTCAGAACATCATCTATACTAATATACGTCAATATCCATCCAACAAAGTTAATCCCGGGGATAATTATTAGAATTCCACCAATCCACATTAAATCAGATTGATAAAATCTACCTAAGTTATATATAGAAAGTCCAATTAGTAACCCACCGATAAATTCTAGTAGGACACCTAAAACTACCAGTAGAGTTCCAAATATAGCTAGAATAGCACTTATAGTGAATAACCCAGCGATACCTAAAATTCCACCTAAAAAGATTATAATATATCCCCAAGGTAATATATTAGCACCAGTTATACCATTCCTAACATCTTTACCAGTTTGTAAAAATAGGTTAAAGGCATCTTTTAGTTTAGGAATCGCTATAAACAGCAATAGTATGAAAGCTACAATGGAAATGATCTCCGAAAAAACCGTTACGACCCCAATAAACCCAATAAGAGTTGCTATTATAAACCACAGAGAGGCATCTTTTAGCTTATTTAACGCGTTTACATCAAGATTTACGGACATTATTCATACTTTACTTAGAGAGATTAAAAACTTACTTATCTCTTCTTTGTTTATTACCCATGTATTTTATATACTCTAGAACTCTAGGAATATTTATTTTCATTGGACATACTTCCTTACAATTACCCGAGTGAGTGCAATATAGAGCTGGCTTATAATCATTATAAATAATATAAGACCACATAGCGCCCATCGGCCCACTATAAGGTGCATCTCCCCAGCTCCCGTCTAAAACTCTATAGATTGGGCAGTGAAGATGGCATCTCCCGCATCTAATACAGAGTAAAGCTTCCCTAAGAATAGGGTCCTTACTTGCCTTTAACCTACCGTTATCTACTAAAATTAGGTGAAACTCCTTAGGGCCATGTGCAGGGCTAACTCTTCTCATCTCAATATCTCCAGTAGAGCTAGGGCCAGATGTAACGTTTATGTAAGTTGGGGGATATAAACCAGCATAAGCTGCTTGAACTAAAGCCTCAATTAAAGCATCTTCAAGAGTGGGAACTATTTTCTCAACACCAACAATTGCTATATGAACGGGTGGGACTACAGTACTCATCCTAATGTTTCCCTCATTTTCAACAAGAACTATGGAACCTACATCTGCAGCAACTGCATTTGCACCAGTTATTCCAACATTAGCTGACAAAAACTTATTCCTCAAAAATTCCCTAACTTTTTGCACAAGTTCCTCATGGGAAGAGCTTTCTGAAACATCAAAGCCCAACTTCTCTTTAAGCAGTTTTGCAACTCTCTCTTTTGTCATATGAACTGCCGGGGCAATAATATGTGAAGGTGGTTCGTCAGCTAGCTGAATTAAAAACTCTCCTAAATCCGTTTCCCAAACTTCATTTCCCAGTTGTTGTAAATATTTTCTAATTCCTAACTCATATGCAACCATTGATTTACCAAATACCACTATCTTTCCTTTTCCAACAATCTTTCCTACAATTTCCTTAGCCTCTTCATCATCATTAACAAAGTAAGCGTTACCACCTGTTCTTTTAACAGATTCTAATGTCTGTTCTACATAAGTTTCTAAGTCAGATAAAACTCTCATTTTAGCTTCTCTGAGTTTCTTAGCAAGATCCAGAACGTATTTATGGTTTTCAAGTATTCTGTGAACTCTTGGGACATTATTGTTTATTGTCCGTTGTATTGCTATTTCCCAATCTTGACTCATTCAACCACCTCAACCCAATCTTTCACATTACCATATTTTGAAAGGTTAGTATAACACATTGGGCAAACCACAATAATATTCTTGCTAAGTTTAGACAATTGCTCTACCCTAGCCTTAGCGATTTTATCGCTTAAATCTGGGTTAATTGGCTTTACTGGTGAACCACAACAGAATGAAGTATCTATGCCAGTAATCAACTCATCCTCTACAGTCTTTATCCCAGCTTTTCTAATTAAATCCCTGTATACATCTCTTAGATTAAGAAAACGAGAGTAAAGACAAGAATCGTGAATTACAAAGGTTTCTTCCTTATTTACCCCTTTAACATCCTTTATAAGCTCTAGGTAACTAACAACTTCTAAGTCAAAATGGTCTACGAATTCATTATATCTGGAGAGCGCATTATGGGTATGAGGATCGACTGTTATTATTCTT from Sulfolobus sp. S-194 encodes the following:
- a CDS encoding 4-hydroxyphenylacetate 3-hydroxylase family protein, with translation MAIRTGEQYLDSIKIRNKAEIYVMGKEVRDVTTHPFLKPSVMAFKATFDAAWEEDTKELARTWSPFINEEVNRFNHIHRSPEDLAAKVKLLRKLSHKTGACFQRCVGWDALNTLWIMTNIMAQKGKKEYKDRFVEYLSYVQKRDLALAGAMTDAKGVRTLKPHQQPNKNAYVRIEEVTKDGIYVSGAKANITGVAATEEIVVLPTRAMGPEDKDYAIAFSIPTDTEGIKIIVGRQLNDARRLEGGDIDALPYFYNHEGLVIFDHVFVPMDRVFLMGEYEFTSQLVEVFSAYHRQGYGGCKAGLGDVIIGASMNLAKQLGVEKASHVQEKLTEMIFLTETMYSAGIAASLNAVKVCDNCWWVNPMHANVTKHLVARFPAQISQLSIDIAGGIIGTAPSEWDLKNPKLREYIAKYLQGVEGYTAEDRLRMVRLLENVSLGVAFQIESVHGAGSPAAQRIMFSRLYDLNYAEEVAKRLAGKKTDLQWKPKAEPWRESETEKLVKS
- a CDS encoding DUF973 family protein; translation: MNSSAIKYLSLGMLIIILSLPLAVIIWYISLLFGIAPPMNVIINGFPLSIFSPMVLSGAFVGIINMASFYRIRRGLRLLNLEHNGILGASLNAIASIFLFTGNLLVLLSALISVINVITILAWISAEILTLVFYVGGNVFLGIGVKRLGELMKNSTLKNGGVLITSVVLSYFGYIIAYLGLRKMITNQQTTHYFQMRRTPSTKNTLSKQIGTQGNEELTITHPIYYKETVKVHRLQPQETRSVQQQSPMSYQTQKISSMQPTRQVVSSMSSQSYTPTLMPQSQTTFVINGNGILKSDGTVYLNIYVSQPCVISSVKIENLPYIPLSIQPQSLQIGNNQVAIKFDKVALLGLLKGKEYKLYLTLRTYNIYYPDQVIKIKYETS
- a CDS encoding DUF973 family protein, producing the protein MSVNLDVNALNKLKDASLWFIIATLIGFIGVVTVFSEIISIVAFILLLFIAIPKLKDAFNLFLQTGKDVRNGITGANILPWGYIIIFLGGILGIAGLFTISAILAIFGTLLVVLGVLLEFIGGLLIGLSIYNLGRFYQSDLMWIGGILIIIPGINFVGWILTYISIDDVLKKLSPSPIIPTPAAPTPSVSVYQVGTGSLSADGKASLVLYSSTQLQIQSASIDNTLISVNWDKITPYILNPGNNTVTIQFPPLTGFIRGSVYSVTLVLSNGQAVKVFLTFT
- a CDS encoding lactate utilization protein B translates to MSQDWEIAIQRTINNNVPRVHRILENHKYVLDLAKKLREAKMRVLSDLETYVEQTLESVKRTGGNAYFVNDDEEAKEIVGKIVGKGKIVVFGKSMVAYELGIRKYLQQLGNEVWETDLGEFLIQLADEPPSHIIAPAVHMTKERVAKLLKEKLGFDVSESSSHEELVQKVREFLRNKFLSANVGITGANAVAADVGSIVLVENEGNIRMSTVVPPVHIAIVGVEKIVPTLEDALIEALVQAAYAGLYPPTYINVTSGPSSTGDIEMRRVSPAHGPKEFHLILVDNGRLKASKDPILREALLCIRCGRCHLHCPIYRVLDGSWGDAPYSGPMGAMWSYIIYNDYKPALYCTHSGNCKEVCPMKINIPRVLEYIKYMGNKQRRDK
- a CDS encoding (Fe-S)-binding protein produces the protein MLGKLIYDNLQKYSFPYPIDKKICSGWAKDLPSKGETILYTSCMYQTATLSEIYSKFIPYAEKLSSLSFLGKFVKPSKDEIERAYRILNKISQILKRNGINFAYLYEEEPYSGAILLELGYLDEFGQYAKSVYNFFKNKGIKRIITVDPHTHNALSRYNEFVDHFDLEVVSYLELIKDVKGVNKEETFVIHDSCLYSRFLNLRDVYRDLIRKAGIKTVEDELITGIDTSFCCGSPVKPINPDLSDKIAKARVEQLSKLSKNIIVVCPMCYTNLSKYGNVKDWVEVVE